One Triticum dicoccoides isolate Atlit2015 ecotype Zavitan chromosome 5B, WEW_v2.0, whole genome shotgun sequence genomic window carries:
- the LOC119308815 gene encoding uncharacterized protein LOC119308815, translating into MTPQPLASSILSSPSIVFCFFRFHLGTSLQFCWGIGAVRLDVQSIGDRACTLVARGSWSDVQCSAISPSALQFAGRCVDHPRSTAPHPPAGAMQSSTWGHAARPTVALQSKVRISCCCVACNDKEKSGFISLVSRYLSVAGRRMQCGRAALAVRHSQPSSKPTEPIE; encoded by the exons ATGACGCCGCAACCACTGGCCTCGAGCATCCTCTCCTCCCCATCGATTGTTTTTTGCTTTTTCAGATTTCACTTGGGCACATCGCTGCAGTTCTGTTGGGGCATCGGTGCAGTGCGGCTGGATGTCCAGTCCATCGGTGATCGTGCTTGCACTTTGGTGGCACGAGGCTCGTGGTCAGATGTGCAGTGTAGTGCTATTAGCCCTTCCGCACTGCAGTTCGCCGGCAGATGTGTTGACCATCCAAGATCAACTGCACCCCATCCCCCCGCCGGCGCCATGCAGTCCAGTACGTGGGGGCACGCAGCACGCCCCACCGTTGCCTTGCAGTCCAAAGTCCGGATTTCTTGCTGTTGCGTTGCGTGCAACGACAAGGAGAAGTCCGGATTCATCAGTCTCGTCTCCCGCTACCTGAG TGTGGCAGGGCGGCGGATGCAGTGCGGCAGGGCGGCGCTTGCAGTGCGGCACTCACAGCCGAGCAGCAAACCCACTGAACCTATCGAGTAG
- the LOC119308814 gene encoding uncharacterized protein LOC119308814 — MARVQARIVTTAILAKGTWRHRRRQRLLSKAHALVRSVRRLLACILAIRRKLWSHNPGMVPGFTSDEGVVPVVMCLAASLPRPRPFMMQGLCKPTHSRGEPVVDVSVAWLRTTRLRPAATRFDASLVFALDTVRGTVLCVTPPSKLFTTVCVTPPAPPRPSSDGRSWASVVAPAVCVQAPESARIVEAPSEGSVDRGVATSDDAMLVSFRAELQSLVEFALRPLRKLEDSLCLWLARASDLLEQAEVSDGERGLSPASLQGPCSLGTSVHGLTLPKDGSKGVDDIGDKVGLAPSRYVAAVESTGQHASVKSMALYDKVATELSLPTSASNEVWGVAKGCTSAFEGQNTLHVFIELVKSLSAVPAITQGLIHLVNAAKIKNVNQLAGVASGVGTACHDVSH; from the coding sequence ATGGCCAGGGTTCAGGCGAGGATCGTGACAACAGCGATTCTGGCAAAGGGGACCTGGCGCCACCGAAGACGGCAACGTCTGTTGTCGAAGGCTCATGCTCTGGTGCGGTCGGTGCGTCGACTGCTTGCTTGTATCCTTGCGATCAGGCGGAAGCTGTGGTCACACAACCCGGGGATGGTCCCTGGATTTACGTCGGACGAAGGCGTCGTCCCCGTTGTCATGTGCCTTGCAGCAAGTCTTCCACGTCCCCGACCTTTCATGATGCAAGGTCTGTGCAAGCCGACACATTCAAGAGGAGAACCCGTGGTCGATGTTTCCGTTGCTTGGCTCCGGACCACAAGGTTGCGTCCTGCCGCGACCCGTTTTGATGCCTCACTTGTCTTCGCTCTGGACACCGTGAGAGGGACTGTTCTCTGCGTCACTCCTCCGTCGAAGCTATTCACCACTGTGTGCGTGACCCCCCCAGCTCCGCCTCGCCCTTCCTCAGATGGGCGCTCTTGGGCTTCGGTTGTTGCTCCCGCAGTGTGTGTGCAAGCTCCTGAGTCTGCAAGGATTGTTGAAGCTCCAAGCGAAGGTTCTGTTGATCGGGGTGTTGCGACATCTGATGATGCTATGCTTGTCTCGTTTCGTGCGGAGCTGCAAAGCTTGGTTGAGTTTGCGCTCCGCCCGCTGCGCAAGCTGGAGGACTCTTTGTGCCTGTGGTTGGCACGTGCGTCCGACCTCTTGGAGCAGGCGGAGGTGTCTGATGGTGAGCGTGGGTTGAGCCCAGCCTCCTTGCAGGGACCTTGCTCCTTAGGCACTTCCGTTCATGGTTTGACGCTACCAAAAGATGGGAGCAAAGGTGTTGATGACATTGGCGACAAGGTTGGGTTGGCGCCCTCAAGGTATGTTGCTGCCGTGGAGTCTACAGGGCAGCATGCGTCGGTCAAGTCTATGGCCTTGTATGACAAGGTGGCCACCGAGCTTAGCCTTCCTACTTCTGCCTCCAATGAGGTGTGGGGCGTTGCAAAGGGATGCACATCGGCATTTGAGGGCCAAAACACTTTACACGTCTTCATCGAGCTGGTCAAAAGCCTTTCTGCCGTGCCTGCGATCACCCAAGGGCTGATTCACCTTGTCAATGCAGCGAAGATCAAGAATGTCAACCAACTAGCAGGCGTCGCCTCGGGCGTGGGG